One bacterium DNA segment encodes these proteins:
- a CDS encoding radical SAM protein has product MDHVGRIFRPPSEAQSLLLQVTVGCSWNRCTYCAMYRDEEQRFRVKPFDTVAADIDEAAASGRHFPRVFLCDGDALALPAPKLRRILQRLRDRLPGVRRVGIYGDARTVLRKSAAELGELRGLGLGIVYHGVESGDETTLRRIDKGSTRAETAAAARRLHEAGLRHSVIVMLGIGGVARTREHAAATADLLTEMDPPYVGALTTTLVPGTPLHADARRGDFRLPDPWGLLEELETLIARSRFTRCAFHANHASNYLPLRLNLPADREKGLLMIRGALDSRDPTLLMPEYWRGL; this is encoded by the coding sequence ATGGACCACGTGGGACGCATCTTCCGCCCGCCCAGCGAAGCGCAGAGCCTCCTGTTGCAGGTGACCGTCGGCTGCAGCTGGAACCGCTGCACCTACTGCGCCATGTACCGGGACGAGGAGCAGCGCTTCCGGGTCAAGCCCTTCGACACCGTCGCCGCCGACATCGACGAGGCCGCCGCCTCCGGGCGCCACTTCCCCCGTGTCTTCCTGTGCGACGGCGACGCGCTGGCCCTGCCCGCGCCGAAGCTCCGGCGCATCCTGCAGCGCCTGCGCGACCGCCTGCCCGGCGTGCGGCGCGTTGGCATCTACGGCGACGCGCGCACCGTCCTGCGCAAGAGCGCGGCGGAGCTGGGCGAGCTGCGCGGACTCGGCCTGGGCATCGTCTACCACGGCGTCGAGAGCGGCGACGAGACGACCCTGCGGCGGATCGACAAGGGATCGACCCGCGCGGAGACGGCAGCGGCCGCTCGCCGTCTGCACGAGGCGGGACTGCGCCACTCGGTGATCGTCATGCTGGGCATCGGTGGCGTGGCGAGGACGCGCGAACACGCCGCCGCCACCGCCGATCTGCTCACGGAGATGGATCCTCCCTATGTTGGCGCCCTGACCACCACGCTCGTGCCGGGCACACCGCTGCACGCGGACGCGCGGCGCGGCGACTTCAGGCTGCCCGATCCCTGGGGCCTGCTGGAGGAGCTGGAGACGCTGATCGCGCGCAGCAGGTTCACCCGGTGCGCCTTCCACGCCAATCACGCCAGCAACTACCTGCCCCTGCGCCTGAACCTGCCCGCGGACCGGGAAAAGGGGCTGTTGATGATCCGCGGGGCCCTGGATAGCCGCGATCCCACGCTGCTGATGCCCGAATACTGGCGCGGCCTGTAG